In Afipia sp. GAS231, a single window of DNA contains:
- a CDS encoding efflux transporter outer membrane subunit: MISVVACCRRRAAWPRALAAAAGSLLLASCAVGPNFVPPPAPEVTGYTPEPLKSPSAEAGGPGVAAQHFVSGADISTRWWSAFRSAPLNQLIRLSVEHNPSLQSAEAAIRVANFNALAQRGLFFPQVGANYTAADQQFSNMATQNGPADPSQTRYTLHTAQLNISFVPDIWGQNIRAVESLDAVTEQAQFQLEAAYLALTANVVTAAIQEASLRGQIAAAERIVKIERDILGILKSQFAAGSAAQVDVLTQETALAQVEQILPPLQKQLAIQRDLLTALAGQFSADEILQKFDLQHLALPTNLPVSLPSTLVAQRPDVRAAEANLHSAGALVGVAIAARLPNLAITGNPGTSAFKLAQLFTPGTLFYTVAGSASQTVFDGFTLYHRQKAAEATLDQAGALYRQAVITALQNVADALRSLQADARAVQAAIKAENAAKASLEIVQKQLVLGQINQVTVLNAQQAYLNASIARVQAQATRLSDTAALFMALGGGWPAECTTPVWRECVTGDKHLAAVQVTDAK; this comes from the coding sequence ATGATTTCTGTCGTTGCTTGTTGCAGGCGCCGCGCCGCGTGGCCGCGCGCGCTGGCCGCCGCAGCCGGCAGCCTCCTGCTGGCAAGCTGTGCGGTCGGTCCAAACTTTGTTCCACCGCCGGCCCCGGAGGTGACGGGCTACACCCCGGAGCCGTTGAAGTCACCGAGCGCTGAAGCGGGTGGCCCAGGCGTGGCGGCGCAACATTTCGTCAGCGGCGCGGATATCTCCACGCGCTGGTGGTCGGCGTTTCGATCAGCGCCGCTCAATCAGCTGATCCGGCTGTCGGTCGAGCACAATCCGTCGCTGCAATCGGCCGAAGCCGCGATCCGGGTGGCAAATTTCAATGCGCTCGCGCAGCGCGGGCTGTTCTTTCCGCAGGTCGGCGCCAACTACACCGCGGCCGACCAGCAATTCTCCAACATGGCGACCCAGAACGGCCCCGCCGATCCGTCGCAGACGCGCTACACCCTGCACACCGCCCAGCTCAACATCAGCTTCGTGCCTGATATCTGGGGCCAGAACATTCGCGCGGTCGAAAGCCTGGACGCCGTCACCGAGCAGGCCCAGTTCCAGCTTGAGGCGGCGTATCTGGCGCTGACCGCCAATGTCGTCACCGCTGCGATCCAGGAGGCCTCGCTGCGGGGCCAGATCGCCGCCGCCGAGCGCATCGTCAAGATCGAGCGCGACATCCTGGGGATCCTCAAGAGCCAGTTCGCCGCCGGTTCGGCGGCGCAGGTCGACGTGCTGACCCAGGAAACGGCGCTGGCCCAGGTCGAGCAGATCCTGCCGCCGTTGCAGAAACAGCTCGCCATCCAGCGCGACCTTCTGACCGCCCTTGCCGGGCAATTCTCGGCCGACGAGATCCTGCAGAAGTTCGATCTGCAACACCTCGCGCTACCGACGAATTTGCCGGTGAGCCTGCCGAGCACGCTGGTGGCGCAGCGCCCGGACGTCAGGGCCGCCGAGGCCAACCTGCACTCGGCAGGCGCCCTGGTCGGTGTTGCGATAGCTGCACGGCTGCCCAACCTCGCGATAACAGGCAATCCGGGCACCAGCGCCTTCAAGCTCGCCCAGCTGTTCACGCCGGGGACACTGTTCTATACGGTCGCCGGAAGCGCATCGCAGACGGTGTTTGACGGCTTCACGCTGTACCATCGGCAGAAGGCTGCCGAGGCCACGCTGGACCAGGCGGGCGCGCTTTACCGTCAGGCTGTTATCACCGCGCTGCAAAACGTCGCCGACGCCTTACGCAGCCTGCAAGCGGATGCGCGCGCCGTGCAAGCCGCCATCAAGGCCGAAAATGCCGCCAAAGCCTCCCTCGAAATCGTGCAAAAACAGCTCGTGCTGGGACAAATCAACCAGGTCACCGTGCTGAACGCCCAGCAGGCTTATCTGAACGCTTCGATCGCTCGCGTGCAGGCCCAGGCCACGCGGCTGTCGGACACAGCGGCGCTCTTCATGGCGCTCGGCGGCGGCTGGCCTGCAGAGTGCACAACACCGGTCTGGCGCGAATGCGTCACGGGAGACAAGCATCTTGCAGCCGTGCAGGTGACCGACGCCAAATAG
- a CDS encoding response regulator transcription factor, whose protein sequence is MRLLIVEDNIELSRLVANGLAAAGYQTDVVNSAGDARDAVGRISYAAMILDLGLPDGDGLSVLIELRRRMDPLPVLVLTARNGLQDRVNGLRSGADDYLAKPFALEELMARLEAILRRPGQLLGRSLNLANLVYDTESRQVFIDSVPRAFSSRETFVLEILLRRHGRVVPKKNVEDHIFGLSGDVASNAVEVYVSRLRKQLGEYGARIQIHTIRGVGYLMAEEK, encoded by the coding sequence ATGCGTCTTCTTATCGTCGAGGATAACATTGAGCTCTCGCGGCTTGTCGCCAATGGTCTTGCGGCGGCGGGCTACCAAACCGACGTCGTGAACAGCGCGGGCGATGCGCGCGACGCGGTCGGCAGGATCAGCTACGCCGCCATGATTCTGGACCTCGGACTGCCGGACGGGGACGGTCTTTCGGTGTTGATCGAGCTTCGCCGCAGGATGGATCCGCTGCCAGTGCTGGTGTTGACCGCGCGCAATGGCTTGCAGGATCGTGTCAACGGTCTGCGCAGCGGGGCGGATGATTACCTGGCCAAGCCGTTCGCTTTGGAAGAACTGATGGCAAGGTTGGAGGCGATCCTGCGCCGCCCGGGCCAGTTGCTGGGCAGATCCCTAAATCTCGCCAACCTTGTTTACGACACCGAGAGCCGACAGGTATTCATCGACAGTGTGCCAAGGGCATTTTCGTCGCGGGAAACCTTCGTGCTGGAGATATTGCTGAGAAGGCACGGACGCGTGGTACCGAAAAAGAACGTCGAAGATCACATATTCGGACTCTCAGGCGATGTGGCTTCCAACGCCGTCGAGGTTTATGTCTCGCGCCTTCGCAAGCAGCTCGGCGAGTATGGTGCAAGGATCCAGATCCATACCATCCGCGGCGTAGGCTACTTGATGGCCGAGGAGAAATAG
- a CDS encoding efflux RND transporter permease subunit, protein MVKSIIQFGLTRSAIIVLGLVVFCAAGIAAFTKLNIEAYPNPAPVILEITAQAPGLSAEEMEKYYTIPMEVGLYPTPGVVNIRSTSFYGLSFVRVTFRYGVDYYFALTQAANSIQQNIQLPGNLVPTIQQSSLVGEIYRYQLVGPPNFGLTNLRTLQDYVVTRRLMTIPGVVQINSWGGTTKQFQVDADLQKLEGYNITVPQLVSALGNANVNVGGREIAIGQQSVNIRGIGLIDSGGADDVTKGYKVEDIQNIVLSQSGGLPIQIKDVAKVSVGYVPRLGIAGKDKDDDVAAAIVVMGRTQHTNDIIPKVQEEVAKINSDGTLPPGVKIVSYYDRSSLVGVTTHTVMHNLVFGCILVFLIQWIFLGDLRSALIVSVNIPFALFFAIIILVLQGEDANLLSLGAVDFGIIVDSAVIMMENIFRNFQSNAENRQRVLQHLSEGYWGADPTASTHGQPSAARWSDRLRMIFVSALQVDKAVFFTAAITVTAFVPLFTMQGVEGQIFGPMARTYGYALAGALLATFTVTPVLASLLLPKHIAEAETFIVRGLRKAYTPVLRWSLANVKVAVIAGVIFLGISTLAASRLGSEFLPALEEGNFWIRATMPPTIALDAGTEPTRRMREILLRHPEIITVVSQHGRPDNGSDASAFSNVELFAPIKPFDEWPPGLTKEKLTEQLQKEFDEELPGVTLNFSQYIQDNIEEALSGVKGANSVKVIGPNLDVLEQLAGKVAEEMAKVRGVADLGVFHLVGQPNLNIRVNREKAARYGLNTGDVTTVVQAALGGTIATTVLEGDRSFGVAVRLDARFRRSIDAVREIKVAYQTPSGSNAYISLSELADISLDTGALFIYRERSQRYIPIKFSVRGRDLGSTVAEAQQRVAQAVQLPTGYRIIWSGEFDNLEAAKARLLIVVPITLLLIFVLLYSLFNSLRDSLLALAGIPFAIGGGLIALYLADLDFSISAAIGFISLFGVAVMDGILNITYFRELRASGMSITDAVFNGSEQRMRPMLMTALSAGVGLFPAALSHGIGSQVQRPLATVVVGGMFIGPLLLLVVAPALRKIFLSRETPVADQEAPATPPETAS, encoded by the coding sequence TTGGTCAAGAGCATCATTCAATTCGGTCTGACCCGCAGCGCCATCATCGTGCTTGGCCTGGTGGTTTTCTGCGCCGCCGGCATCGCCGCCTTCACCAAACTGAACATCGAGGCCTATCCGAATCCGGCACCGGTAATCCTTGAGATCACCGCCCAGGCACCGGGTCTGTCCGCGGAGGAGATGGAGAAATACTACACGATCCCGATGGAGGTCGGGCTGTATCCCACGCCGGGCGTCGTCAACATCCGCTCGACGTCGTTTTACGGCCTGTCCTTTGTGCGCGTCACCTTCCGATACGGCGTCGACTACTATTTCGCGCTGACGCAAGCCGCCAACAGCATCCAGCAGAATATCCAGTTGCCCGGCAATCTCGTTCCGACCATTCAGCAGTCGAGCCTGGTGGGCGAGATCTACCGCTATCAGCTGGTCGGTCCGCCCAATTTCGGTCTGACCAATTTGAGGACGCTGCAGGACTATGTGGTGACCCGCCGCCTCATGACCATTCCCGGCGTGGTGCAGATCAATTCATGGGGCGGCACCACAAAGCAGTTCCAGGTCGATGCCGACCTGCAAAAGCTGGAAGGCTACAATATCACTGTGCCGCAGCTGGTCTCGGCGCTCGGAAACGCCAACGTCAATGTTGGCGGCCGCGAGATCGCCATCGGTCAGCAGTCGGTCAACATTCGGGGCATCGGCCTGATCGACTCCGGCGGCGCCGACGACGTCACCAAGGGATACAAGGTCGAAGATATCCAGAACATCGTGCTCAGCCAGTCAGGCGGGCTTCCGATCCAGATCAAGGACGTTGCCAAGGTCTCGGTCGGCTATGTGCCGAGGCTTGGAATCGCCGGCAAGGACAAGGATGACGACGTCGCCGCTGCGATCGTGGTCATGGGCCGCACCCAGCACACCAACGACATCATCCCCAAGGTGCAGGAAGAGGTCGCCAAGATCAACAGCGACGGCACCCTGCCACCAGGCGTGAAGATCGTATCCTACTATGACCGCAGTTCACTGGTGGGTGTCACCACCCACACCGTCATGCACAACCTGGTGTTCGGCTGCATTCTCGTATTCCTGATCCAGTGGATCTTCCTCGGCGATCTGCGCAGCGCCCTGATTGTGAGCGTCAATATTCCGTTCGCGCTGTTCTTCGCCATCATCATCCTGGTTCTGCAGGGCGAAGATGCCAACCTGTTGTCGCTCGGCGCGGTGGATTTCGGCATCATCGTCGATTCTGCCGTCATCATGATGGAAAACATCTTTCGCAATTTCCAATCGAATGCGGAAAATCGCCAGCGGGTCCTGCAACATCTATCGGAAGGCTACTGGGGTGCCGATCCGACCGCCTCGACCCACGGCCAACCGTCCGCGGCGCGCTGGAGCGACCGACTGCGGATGATCTTCGTCAGCGCGCTCCAGGTCGACAAGGCCGTTTTCTTCACCGCCGCCATCACGGTTACGGCTTTCGTGCCGCTGTTCACGATGCAGGGCGTCGAGGGCCAGATCTTCGGGCCGATGGCGCGTACCTACGGGTACGCCCTCGCCGGCGCACTGCTTGCGACCTTCACGGTGACGCCGGTGTTGGCCTCCCTGCTGCTGCCGAAACATATCGCGGAAGCGGAGACGTTCATCGTGCGCGGGTTGCGCAAGGCCTACACGCCGGTGCTGCGCTGGTCGCTCGCCAACGTGAAGGTTGCCGTCATTGCCGGAGTCATCTTCCTTGGCATCAGCACCCTGGCGGCAAGCCGGCTCGGCAGCGAATTCCTGCCGGCGCTGGAGGAAGGAAATTTCTGGATCCGCGCCACGATGCCGCCGACCATCGCGCTCGACGCCGGCACCGAACCGACGCGCAGGATGCGCGAAATCCTGCTACGCCATCCGGAGATCATCACGGTCGTTTCGCAGCATGGCCGCCCCGATAACGGCAGCGACGCTTCGGCGTTTTCCAACGTTGAACTGTTCGCGCCGATCAAGCCATTCGACGAGTGGCCGCCCGGCTTGACCAAGGAAAAGCTTACCGAGCAGCTGCAGAAGGAGTTTGACGAGGAGTTGCCCGGCGTCACGCTTAACTTCTCCCAGTACATCCAGGACAATATCGAGGAAGCCCTCTCCGGAGTGAAAGGCGCGAACTCGGTGAAGGTCATTGGACCCAATCTCGACGTGCTCGAACAGCTCGCCGGCAAGGTGGCCGAGGAAATGGCCAAGGTCCGCGGCGTCGCCGACCTCGGCGTCTTCCATCTGGTCGGACAACCCAACCTCAATATCAGGGTCAACCGGGAAAAGGCCGCCCGCTACGGCCTCAACACTGGCGACGTCACCACCGTGGTGCAGGCGGCGCTGGGGGGCACCATCGCAACGACCGTGCTGGAGGGCGACCGCTCCTTCGGAGTCGCGGTTCGCCTTGACGCCAGGTTCCGGCGAAGCATCGACGCGGTGCGCGAGATCAAGGTTGCCTACCAGACCCCCTCCGGCAGCAACGCTTACATTTCTCTCAGCGAACTTGCCGATATTTCCCTCGACACCGGTGCGCTGTTTATCTACCGCGAGCGCAGCCAGCGTTATATCCCGATCAAATTCAGCGTCCGTGGCCGCGATCTCGGCAGTACGGTGGCGGAGGCGCAGCAGCGCGTCGCACAGGCCGTCCAGCTTCCAACCGGCTATCGCATCATCTGGTCCGGCGAGTTCGACAACCTCGAGGCGGCGAAAGCCCGCCTCCTGATCGTCGTACCGATCACGCTGCTGCTCATCTTCGTGCTGCTCTACAGCCTGTTCAATTCGCTGCGCGACAGCTTGCTGGCGCTTGCCGGCATTCCATTTGCCATCGGCGGAGGGCTGATCGCGCTCTACCTCGCCGATCTCGACTTCAGCATTTCGGCGGCGATCGGCTTCATCTCGCTGTTCGGTGTCGCCGTCATGGACGGCATTCTCAACATCACCTACTTCCGCGAGTTACGGGCCTCGGGAATGAGCATCACCGACGCCGTCTTCAACGGGTCGGAACAGCGCATGCGCCCTATGCTGATGACCGCGCTGTCGGCCGGCGTCGGCTTGTTTCCGGCGGCGCTGTCACATGGCATCGGAAGCCAGGTGCAGAGGCCGCTCGCGACCGTTGTCGTCGGCGGCATGTTCATCGGTCCGTTGCTGCTGCTTGTCGTGGCGCCTGCCCTACGCAAGATTTTTCTGTCCAGGGAGACACCTGTCGCCGATCAAGAAGCCCCCGCCACCCCGCCGGAAACGGCAAGTTGA
- a CDS encoding TRAP transporter substrate-binding protein encodes MKRRDFLKVSAAGAAATAVASPAIAQSSPEIKWRMTSSFPKSLDTIFGGAEQVSKYVAEMTDNKFQIQVFAAGEIVPGLQALDATSNGTVEMCHTVSYYYVGKDPTFAIYASVPFGLNARQQNSWWYQGGGMELGNEFFKKFGVIGAPCGNTGTQMGGWFRKEIKTTADLSGLKMRIGGIAGQVLQKVGVVPQQLAGGDIYPALEKGTIDAAEWVGPYDDEKLGFAKVAKYYYYPGFWEGGPTVHAFTNLEKWNSLPKNYQAILTNAMANANSWMAARYDMQNPTALKRLVAGGTQLRPFTNEVLEACLKATNELWGELSAKNADFKKSIDAMQAYRSDQYLWWQVAEYTFDTFMIRSRTRG; translated from the coding sequence ATGAAGCGTCGTGATTTTTTGAAGGTTTCTGCGGCCGGTGCCGCCGCGACGGCCGTTGCCTCGCCGGCCATCGCGCAATCGTCGCCTGAGATCAAGTGGCGTATGACGTCGAGCTTCCCGAAATCGCTCGACACCATCTTCGGCGGCGCCGAGCAGGTCTCGAAATACGTCGCTGAAATGACCGACAACAAGTTCCAGATCCAGGTGTTCGCAGCCGGCGAAATCGTTCCCGGCCTGCAGGCGCTGGACGCCACCTCCAACGGCACCGTCGAGATGTGCCACACGGTTTCCTACTACTATGTCGGCAAGGACCCGACATTCGCGATCTACGCCTCGGTTCCGTTCGGCCTCAACGCGCGCCAGCAGAACTCCTGGTGGTACCAGGGCGGCGGCATGGAGCTCGGCAACGAGTTCTTCAAGAAGTTCGGTGTGATCGGCGCGCCCTGCGGCAACACCGGCACCCAGATGGGCGGCTGGTTCCGCAAGGAGATCAAGACCACCGCCGATCTGTCGGGCCTCAAGATGCGTATCGGCGGCATCGCCGGACAAGTGCTGCAGAAGGTCGGCGTCGTGCCGCAGCAGCTCGCCGGCGGCGACATCTACCCGGCGCTGGAAAAGGGCACCATCGATGCGGCCGAGTGGGTCGGTCCGTACGACGACGAGAAGCTCGGCTTCGCCAAGGTCGCGAAATACTACTACTACCCGGGCTTCTGGGAAGGCGGGCCGACGGTTCACGCCTTCACCAACCTGGAAAAGTGGAATTCGCTGCCGAAGAACTACCAGGCCATCCTCACCAATGCGATGGCCAACGCCAACAGCTGGATGGCTGCGCGCTACGACATGCAGAACCCGACGGCGTTGAAGCGTCTGGTGGCCGGCGGCACCCAGCTTCGTCCGTTCACCAACGAAGTGCTGGAAGCCTGCCTGAAGGCGACCAACGAACTGTGGGGCGAACTCTCCGCCAAGAACGCCGACTTCAAGAAATCGATCGACGCGATGCAGGCCTACCGTTCCGACCAGTATCTGTGGTGGCAGGTCGCCGAATACACCTTCGACACCTTCATGATCCGCTCGCGCACGCGCGGCTGA
- a CDS encoding TRAP transporter substrate-binding protein produces MKRRDFIKVTGLGAAGAATLAAPAIAQSMPEIKWRMTTSWPKSLDTLHGGAEMMAKVVGEATDNKFQIQTFAAGEIVPGLQVLDAVQNGTVEMGHTASYYYFGKDPAFTFGSSVPFGPNSRINQAWYMLGGGKDLLNEFYKSYNVTSLLAGNTGCQMGGWFRKEINTVDDLKGLKFRIGGFAGRVLQKLGCVPQQLAGGDIYPALEKGTIDGAEWVGPYDDEKLGFFKVAPHYYYPGWWEGGPMLLAIVNLDKWNALPKYYQSVLEQAGHLANNWMMARYDQANPMALKKLLAAGTKLHAFPPAVMEASLKAARELHSEVAATNPNFKKLLESLTSFSNNGYQWFQVAEVGYDNFMARHSQS; encoded by the coding sequence ATGAAGCGAAGAGACTTTATCAAGGTCACCGGCCTCGGTGCCGCGGGCGCGGCGACCTTGGCGGCGCCGGCGATCGCGCAGTCGATGCCGGAGATCAAGTGGCGCATGACGACGAGCTGGCCGAAATCGCTCGATACGCTGCATGGCGGCGCCGAGATGATGGCCAAGGTGGTCGGCGAAGCCACCGACAACAAATTCCAGATCCAGACTTTTGCGGCAGGCGAGATCGTTCCGGGCCTGCAGGTGCTCGACGCGGTGCAGAACGGCACCGTCGAAATGGGCCACACCGCCTCCTACTATTATTTCGGCAAGGACCCGGCCTTCACGTTCGGCTCGTCGGTGCCGTTCGGGCCGAACTCGCGCATCAACCAGGCCTGGTACATGCTGGGCGGCGGCAAGGACCTCCTGAACGAGTTCTACAAGAGCTACAACGTCACCTCGCTTTTGGCCGGCAACACCGGCTGCCAGATGGGCGGTTGGTTCCGCAAGGAGATCAACACCGTCGACGACCTCAAGGGGCTGAAATTCCGCATCGGCGGCTTCGCCGGCCGCGTGCTGCAGAAGCTCGGTTGCGTCCCGCAGCAGCTTGCGGGCGGCGACATCTATCCGGCGCTGGAGAAGGGCACGATCGACGGCGCCGAGTGGGTCGGCCCCTATGACGACGAGAAGCTCGGCTTCTTCAAGGTCGCGCCGCACTACTACTATCCCGGCTGGTGGGAAGGCGGCCCGATGCTGCTGGCGATCGTCAACCTCGACAAGTGGAACGCGCTGCCGAAATATTATCAGAGCGTGCTCGAACAGGCCGGCCATCTCGCCAACAACTGGATGATGGCCCGATACGACCAGGCCAACCCGATGGCGCTGAAGAAGCTGCTCGCCGCCGGTACCAAGCTGCACGCATTTCCGCCCGCGGTGATGGAAGCCTCCCTCAAGGCGGCAAGGGAGCTGCACAGCGAAGTGGCCGCGACCAATCCCAACTTCAAGAAGCTCCTGGAGTCGCTGACCAGCTTCTCCAACAACGGCTACCAGTGGTTCCAGGTCGCCGAAGTCGGCTACGACAATTTCATGGCGCGTCACTCGCAGAGCTGA
- a CDS encoding HAMP domain-containing sensor histidine kinase: MFHFTSLTSRIVFLHIVAVAVAAIFLPMVLLWLLNSEIDHLHRDAMRDQAEALAQGLAVGPDGAMTLSLPESLKDLYSEAYGRYRYEVLDTAGRVLFSSWKNAAPMPGSDRSSPGTISGAGIVKAIGGQTVRIQVAEDLAHRDVIIDDIVANFFRRVGWITIPILFALLAIDIVIFRRAVAPLLRASEEAKNIGPARTDVRLPTRQIPSEILPLVTAVNQAFDRLEDGFRVQRQFTADAAHQLRTPLAILRTRLETLGERAGTQELHADIEGMSRIVGQLLDIAELDTLVLDPSETADLRAVCAEVVGSIAPYALAGRKDIALKGTDDPVRIRGNAEMLQRAIFNLAENAIKYTAPDTSVDIEVRNDGSVRVRDRGPGIAAAEHGLIFQRFWRGDRRRTDGAGLGLSIVRGVIDDHAATIAVENLSTGGAQFTLNFRLAEVQS, encoded by the coding sequence GTGTTTCACTTCACGTCACTGACGTCACGCATTGTATTTCTGCATATCGTGGCCGTAGCGGTGGCGGCGATCTTCTTGCCCATGGTGCTGCTTTGGCTGTTGAACTCGGAGATTGACCATCTGCATCGCGACGCGATGCGGGACCAGGCCGAGGCGCTGGCGCAGGGGCTGGCCGTCGGTCCTGACGGGGCAATGACCCTCAGTCTGCCCGAGAGCCTGAAGGATCTTTATTCCGAGGCTTATGGTCGTTATCGATACGAAGTTCTCGATACTGCGGGCCGGGTGTTGTTTTCCTCTTGGAAAAACGCCGCACCAATGCCTGGCTCGGACCGGTCTTCGCCTGGCACGATTTCCGGAGCAGGCATCGTCAAGGCAATCGGCGGGCAGACCGTGCGCATTCAGGTTGCCGAAGATCTTGCGCATCGGGATGTCATCATCGACGACATCGTCGCGAATTTCTTCCGGCGTGTGGGATGGATCACCATTCCGATACTGTTCGCACTGCTCGCCATAGATATCGTTATCTTTCGTCGCGCAGTTGCTCCGCTGCTTCGCGCTTCCGAGGAGGCTAAAAATATCGGTCCCGCGCGGACCGATGTCCGGTTGCCGACCAGGCAGATCCCGAGCGAAATCCTGCCGCTTGTTACCGCCGTCAACCAGGCGTTCGACAGGCTCGAGGATGGCTTTCGCGTGCAGCGCCAGTTCACTGCTGATGCGGCGCATCAGTTGCGGACGCCGCTGGCGATCCTCCGGACGCGCCTTGAGACCCTGGGGGAACGCGCCGGAACGCAGGAGCTGCACGCGGATATCGAAGGCATGAGCCGAATCGTCGGTCAATTGCTCGATATCGCAGAACTGGATACACTCGTGCTCGATCCGTCAGAGACCGCCGATTTGCGCGCCGTCTGCGCGGAGGTGGTCGGTTCGATCGCGCCTTACGCGCTGGCCGGGCGCAAGGATATCGCGCTCAAGGGCACCGACGATCCCGTCCGCATTAGAGGCAATGCGGAGATGCTGCAGCGCGCGATCTTCAATCTTGCGGAGAATGCAATCAAATACACCGCTCCGGACACCTCGGTAGATATCGAAGTGCGCAACGACGGCTCGGTGCGCGTTCGCGACCGCGGCCCGGGCATTGCTGCCGCTGAGCATGGGCTTATCTTCCAGCGCTTCTGGCGAGGCGACCGACGACGTACCGACGGTGCGGGACTGGGACTCTCCATCGTTCGCGGGGTGATCGACGATCACGCTGCAACCATTGCGGTCGAGAACCTCTCGACCGGCGGAGCCCAGTTCACGCTGAACTTCCGGTTAGCGGAAGTGCAGTCCTAG
- a CDS encoding efflux RND transporter periplasmic adaptor subunit, with translation MASFRPKHAGYAASAIAAAGLLTGAWMMPHATNTSTAKAAQTMAAQTISKSDVSAEQHYVDISEKQAAAFKVRPVEPRAFNVLKNAVGSIDFNQNMLVQAFTTNPGRIVDTPFNVGDEVNKGDTLFTIDSPDLLQAESSLLASAGVLELQTRTLARVKQLLRTGGGAQKDVDQATSDQQTAEGNFKAARDAVRIFGKTDVEIDRIVAERKLDSTLIVPSPISGQIIARNAAPGLYVQPGNAPAPYTLADLSTMWMVANVIETDAPAYRLGQPVEVRVPAYPEIAFRGYVTTIGMNIDPSSHRQLVRSVVQDPQHKLRAGMLANFSIETEPPKVTVAVPAEAIVREGDGTMTAWVTTDQRRFERRTVKTGLEQDGWIQILAGLDLGEQVASTGAIFLSNKFANAITG, from the coding sequence GTGGCGTCATTTCGTCCCAAACATGCAGGCTATGCAGCATCCGCGATCGCGGCAGCCGGCCTGCTGACCGGTGCATGGATGATGCCTCATGCCACCAATACTTCGACTGCCAAGGCTGCCCAGACGATGGCTGCCCAGACGATCTCGAAATCGGATGTCAGCGCCGAGCAGCACTATGTCGACATTAGCGAAAAACAGGCCGCGGCCTTCAAGGTCAGGCCGGTCGAGCCGCGCGCTTTCAACGTTCTCAAGAACGCGGTGGGCTCGATCGACTTCAACCAGAACATGCTGGTGCAGGCGTTCACGACCAACCCGGGCAGGATCGTCGATACGCCCTTCAACGTTGGTGACGAGGTCAACAAGGGAGACACCCTGTTCACCATCGACAGTCCCGATCTGTTGCAGGCGGAATCTTCGCTGCTCGCTTCTGCGGGCGTGCTCGAGCTGCAGACGCGGACGCTGGCCCGCGTGAAGCAACTGCTCAGAACCGGCGGAGGCGCTCAGAAGGATGTCGATCAAGCCACCTCCGACCAGCAGACGGCGGAAGGCAACTTCAAAGCCGCGCGCGACGCGGTACGGATCTTCGGAAAGACCGACGTCGAGATCGACCGCATCGTGGCAGAACGCAAGCTCGATTCGACCCTTATCGTGCCGAGCCCGATCTCGGGCCAGATCATAGCCCGGAACGCTGCCCCGGGGCTCTACGTTCAACCCGGCAACGCTCCCGCCCCGTATACGCTGGCCGACTTGTCCACCATGTGGATGGTCGCCAATGTGATCGAAACCGACGCGCCCGCCTACAGGCTGGGGCAACCGGTGGAAGTGAGGGTACCGGCCTATCCCGAAATTGCGTTCCGCGGATATGTCACGACGATTGGCATGAACATCGACCCGAGTTCTCACCGTCAGTTGGTGCGCTCGGTGGTCCAGGACCCCCAGCATAAGCTTCGTGCCGGTATGCTGGCAAACTTCAGCATTGAAACGGAGCCTCCCAAAGTGACCGTTGCGGTGCCCGCAGAGGCGATCGTGCGCGAGGGCGACGGAACAATGACCGCGTGGGTCACGACCGACCAGCGGCGTTTCGAGCGGCGCACGGTGAAGACCGGCCTCGAGCAGGATGGATGGATCCAGATTCTGGCTGGCCTCGACCTCGGAGAGCAGGTTGCTTCGACGGGCGCGATCTTTCTCAGCAACAAATTTGCCAACGCGATCACAGGGTAG